ACATATGTGTGGCGCCTAGGTGGGAAAAAAATTTTCACGTTAGCACCATTAGTCCCTTAACGGCCACGTCAGTAAGACAGTtaaaaaatgatcaatttgaccaaaaaaataaaagttatatatgaAAGTGCTCCAAAAAAAACAATAAGGGCCAAAGTGACCCAACACCCACATGTTAGGGGCTAATTTTGTCATTAtgccttttatatattatatttttaatataaattaaataaagaataatagtaaattaattataaagtgattaaatgagagggcaagaataaaataaataaaaataatttatatataaatattttatataattatcttttaattaaattaaataacaatatattttgtagtttaaggataaaattgtcattttaacatttaatgcttttattttttaatataatttacaaaattaaaaacttgagtATTTTCTTTTGCTATTAATACTTATTCCATCCTATCCAACTAAACTACTGTTATTCCTATCCAATCCCTTTACAATCCTATTACATCTATCACTATTCCATTACAGTTTTTGGCtctaagttttattttaaattaaggtttttttttttaataacagTAAAACAGTCAGATCTGAGTTTTTAGGACAGAACAGCCTTAGCCCTAATCGTATTTTGTTTCAGTTACGTGTCTCCTCCAATTATATCTCACCACGTCGTGCAGTAATTttcagattttctttttcctaatttcttTCTGTCTTCCACATCCTTGCGACTCGAACTGATTTACTTACAAcagcaccaaaaaaaaaaaaaacaaagaatctGTCTGTAACTGTCTTTTGCGTTTCTAGCAGTTGAATTGAAAGTTGAGTGGTTGACTATGATTCTCCGGTCCGTCATAATGGTGGTTGTGGGGATTTTATCCTCTGCGTCGCAAGCATTGCGGTTCGAGCTGCAATCGGGACACACCAAGTGCATCTCCGAAGACATCAAAAGCAATTCCATGACGGTCGGAAAGTACCACGTTGTCAACCCAAACGAAGCTCACCCTTTGCCCGATTCTCTCAAGTTCGCTGTCAGggtattcaattttattttgggtttttaaaattattttatgatgaacttTGCGAATAATAAGATTGAAGCTTGCTTCGTTTTTTCCTTTCTTGGGGGGTTGGTTACTTGACTGAATGAATGAAGGTAACGTCGCCGCAAGGGAATAGTTTGCACACGGCGGAGAAAGTGGAGACAGGGCAGTTTGCGTTCACGGCGGCGGAGGACGGAGATTACATGGCGTGCTTTTGGGCGGAGGATCATTCGCCGCAGATTATTATGACCGTTGATTTTGATTGGAGGAGTGGAGTTCAAGCAAAGGACTGGTCTAATGTTGCCAAGAAAGGCCAGGTCGATGTAAGTCTCTTCTGTTTTAGCTTATTATTAACTCCTACAATCAACATGATTGGCATGTctcacaaaataataaaatatcaaacaacTAGTGGTAGCTTGGATACATAGGGGTTTAACTATTTGAAGTTTAGGGCTAAGGGTTTATATTTGTTTGCTGGTGGAAAGGGCCATACCCCTAAGCTTAAAATGCACAATATGTTTAAACGTTATTATGCTCGAAATCTAGTTGAAATTTCAGTTCTGTTGAGATTTTGCTTGCTGTTGAAGGTTTACAACTTGTTGAAATTCATTGAATATCTTTCATTTTATCAGCTAAGATTTAGGCAGAAGGTTTGCTATTATAGTTAAAAGGGGTTGTCTTCCTCTCGTGCTACAAGTCGAAAAGGTTCTATGTTTCCTTCTTATATAGATGATTTGCTCCAAGTTTTGCTTTGCTTTACAATTTACACATTTGTGGTAGAAGAGAGGATAGCACTTTCCTGTCGAGAAAATGGATTAATGTATGGAAGGAACGTTAAGGGAGGAAAAAATCTATACACAGATCGAATTGTTATCTACCATATattttaagagaaagaaaaacgGTGGGAAAATGTGGATGAAGCGGCTTATACTTCCACTGGACTTGTTGAGCAAAGTTTAAAATTagatttcttttttctaatgATCAATAGAGTCGGTCTTGGTTATCAAAACCTCTCCCTACTGCTGAGCTGAACTAAAGGGATTCATTCTTCTGTTGGGATTTCTGCTTTTTCATCAGACTTGAGCTCTgttatcttcttctttcttttcagcATATTTGCAGCCTTCATTTGTGGCATCAGATGCTGATCGCTTCGCCCTTTGGTTTCATAAGATTAATTGAATATAGGGATATTTATTTCCATCTTTGAACTACATACACTCCGAAACATAATTTATGTAGGCAAGATATATGCTTAGCTATGGTTCAAATCCTTGTATGAAAGCCACCAGAACAGGCAATCAGCACTAGGATGGCTTTTAAATCTTGTTGCAGTCATTGCTGAATGAATCCTGCCGACTGAAATTGTCCCACTATTAGTCTTGGGATAAAGATTAGGCCTGTTTGTATTGTTTAATTCTCTTTAGATATGCCTGGCCTCGGACTGTTTATATCCGGAAAGTCTCATgtttttttgttacttttacTGTAAATTCCAGGTGATGGAACTGGAACTGAAGAAGTTGTATGATACGGTTACCTCCATCCACGAGGAAATGTTTTATCTGCGAGAAAGGTAAGGAAGCATCGTTGTCGCTTAAACCCATCTAATGTATAACATTACCTGGTTTTTACCCCCTCGAGGGATCTTATTCCGTCCcgcttttgattttttcttttaaacagAGAAGAAGAAATGCAGGCGCTGAACCAAGCTACTACCTCCAAGATGTTCTGGTTGTCgttcctttctctttttctttgcttgtCAGTAGCTGGAATACAATTTTGGCACTTGAAGACCTTCTTTGAGAAAAAGAAGCTCATTTAAGTTTGTAAAACAAAAGAAGATCATAGTTGGACCCcagaaaaacatattttatgttgGAGTTTTGACCATGCTTAATCGTTCCAATTCatgtttgaatttatatgaGAACAACAGCGGTTGTGTTTTGTCAACTCAAAGGTGGCATTTTCACATATTTGGGTCTAAATGTTGCAACAACATTTATGATCGTCTGAAACTTGCATCTAAAAGCCAGAAAAGATAGGATTCACCGATTTAATCTCGTGTGGCTTGGGAAAAATGGAGATGtgcttaaaaaatttattttatgttgcaATGAAAGAGGAAATCCAATTCAATTCTAACCAGATGATGGAAATAAGACGGGTATATATGGGAATTGCAGAAAAAAGCAAAGAAGATTGAGTTGCAGTTGGTGGCTCCTCCCCtttagcaaaataataataaacttacATATATCAGCATGCGATGCATCATCAAGTACTGACCGTGTCCCACACAAGTATTAAAATCTTGTGTCTTTTTAAGAGGTGGACATGGATTGCAGATTTCTTTGATAAAGATAGAAACAGTGAAGACATACATTATCCTACAATAAGCCACAGTTCCAGCATCAATGCCATACTGACTGCCTGTCACCACTGTTACCATTTCAGTTCTCTCCAAATCCTGCCTGTCTTAAAAGCTCCTCCTCCTCTTACATCATCTTCTACTGAGTACTAAAGTTGTATCATTAATTTAGGGTAATGATTGTTTTTTTATCGTTTATTGACCTAACTCCtaacaatatgtatgatttacTGCCATTTCTTATGCATATAGTATAGTGTACTAATTATGTCTGCTCCCTTGTGTCCTCCTCCTACATAATTGTACTAAACCAACATCTAGCTCATAAATAAACCCTCATAATTTGATGCCTTTTGAGccatttccttcaattctttTTATAGGTCGGctaattgaatatttcaaactttaaatCCAAATCTACTTCAATGTGTAATGTCAAGCAACATTGAACCAGAGTTACGGTTGTATCAACACAAAGTAAAGATGGACATCAAGTTATGTCCCTGCAGCACAATTATCATTACTATCTCCACCACATATACTTATGTATATATaggtttgaaattgatattttaaatctacacattcaatttttgtttaattttagcgtaaattatttatttaccatttctattactttaattgttttattaatttagtcacttcaaaataaaaaattgatcaCGTCAACGTTAAATGGTAATAAAAGACTAATAGTGTATTTTCTCGTCATTCACTCTaaaattagggtaaattatCCGTCAGTCACTCTAAATAggatttgttctttttttgtccatcctaaaatttttttcttacagATGCACAGTTAGTCTGCCATTACCATTAagtaatcaatttttattttggaaccATCAagttaataaaagaataagaacAAACCCTAATCAAAGTGGCTATAAGTGGGGCAATGCCAAGAagatgtttaaattttgttttgtaaaCTGCAAATTTactaccaaaaataaaaatataagaaaggGAAACAATGCCGTTGGATTCGGCCTCGTATACATAACCCACGTTAATGGGGTGGTAACTTCAAAGAGGCAAAAGAACAACATAAAAACCTTTCAAATTAAGCATTGAGAAAGGCATCTA
This sequence is a window from Gossypium raimondii isolate GPD5lz chromosome 5, ASM2569854v1, whole genome shotgun sequence. Protein-coding genes within it:
- the LOC105771355 gene encoding transmembrane emp24 domain-containing protein p24delta9, which translates into the protein MILRSVIMVVVGILSSASQALRFELQSGHTKCISEDIKSNSMTVGKYHVVNPNEAHPLPDSLKFAVRVTSPQGNSLHTAEKVETGQFAFTAAEDGDYMACFWAEDHSPQIIMTVDFDWRSGVQAKDWSNVAKKGQVDVMELELKKLYDTVTSIHEEMFYLREREEEMQALNQATTSKMFWLSFLSLFLCLSVAGIQFWHLKTFFEKKKLI